A single genomic interval of Picosynechococcus sp. PCC 7003 harbors:
- a CDS encoding heme oxygenase (biliverdin-producing), producing MVANLATMLREGTKTSHTMAENVGFVKCFLKGVVEKKSYRKLVADLYYVYSAMEEEMERLKDHPVVSQIYFPELNRKQSLETDLRYYFGSNWQAEAKITPAGQAYVDRIHEVAQTAPELLVSHSYTRYLGDLSGGQILKKIAQNAMNLDGEGTAFYEFEHISDEKAFKDKYRAAMNSLDVPEETAEQIVQEANDAFGMNMNMFKELEGNLVKAIGVMLFNTLTRRRTKGSTDADLSPASN from the coding sequence ATGGTCGCTAACCTAGCAACAATGTTAAGAGAGGGAACGAAAACTTCCCACACGATGGCGGAAAACGTTGGCTTCGTGAAATGCTTCCTGAAGGGAGTCGTGGAGAAAAAATCCTACCGGAAGCTTGTGGCAGACCTTTATTATGTTTACTCGGCGATGGAAGAGGAGATGGAGCGCCTCAAGGATCATCCCGTCGTCTCCCAAATTTATTTCCCTGAGTTAAACCGTAAACAAAGTCTCGAAACGGATCTGCGCTATTATTTTGGCTCCAACTGGCAAGCCGAAGCGAAAATCACCCCCGCTGGTCAGGCTTATGTGGATCGCATCCATGAAGTGGCCCAGACTGCGCCGGAACTATTAGTCAGCCACTCCTATACCCGCTACCTGGGCGATCTTTCTGGCGGGCAAATCCTCAAAAAAATTGCCCAAAATGCGATGAACCTCGACGGCGAAGGAACTGCTTTCTATGAGTTTGAGCATATCTCCGACGAGAAGGCTTTTAAGGATAAGTACCGGGCCGCGATGAACAGCTTGGATGTGCCGGAAGAAACAGCAGAACAGATTGTTCAGGAAGCCAATGATGCCTTTGGCATGAATATGAATATGTTCAAAGAGCTGGAAGGAAACCTCGTTAAGGCCATCGGTGTGATGCTTTTCAATACCTTGACCCGTCGCCGCACTAAGGGCAGTACCGACGCTGATCTGTCTCCGGCGAGCAACTAA